One Epidermidibacterium keratini DNA segment encodes these proteins:
- the ku gene encoding non-homologous end joining protein Ku → MRSIWKGSIAFGLVNVPVKLYSATESHDAPLHQVHTADGGRIRYQRKCEVCGNIVTYDEISRAYIDGDETVMLTSDDFAALPVEKSREIEVVEFVPREQVDLMLYSSTYYLEPDSKSPKAYVLLREALEETDRLAIVKFALRQRTRLAALRVRGDVLVMQTLLWPDEVREPEFEALDDDVTIGKMELQMASQLIESLSEDFEPEKFTDDYQAQLQRLIEAKIEKGDTLVAEDAFDDEEGEGDDSGDVIDLMEALRRSVGKKRGTDEEDEKKPAKKTAAKKAAKKAPAKRAPAKKTAKKTTKKTAAKKSAAS, encoded by the coding sequence ATGAGATCCATCTGGAAGGGCTCGATCGCTTTTGGGCTCGTGAACGTGCCCGTCAAGCTCTATTCCGCGACGGAAAGCCACGACGCCCCGCTGCATCAGGTCCACACCGCTGATGGCGGGCGGATCCGCTACCAGCGCAAGTGCGAGGTGTGCGGCAACATCGTCACCTACGACGAGATCTCCCGGGCCTACATCGACGGCGACGAGACCGTCATGCTGACCTCCGACGACTTCGCGGCGCTGCCGGTCGAGAAGTCGCGCGAGATCGAGGTTGTCGAGTTCGTGCCGCGCGAGCAGGTCGACCTGATGCTGTACTCCTCGACGTACTACCTGGAGCCGGATTCGAAGTCGCCCAAGGCGTATGTGCTGCTTCGGGAGGCGCTCGAGGAGACCGACCGGCTCGCGATCGTGAAGTTCGCGCTGCGCCAGCGGACGCGGCTCGCGGCGCTGCGGGTGCGCGGCGACGTACTCGTCATGCAGACGCTGCTCTGGCCGGACGAGGTGCGCGAGCCGGAGTTCGAGGCGCTCGATGACGACGTCACGATCGGCAAGATGGAGCTGCAGATGGCCTCGCAGCTGATCGAGTCGCTGTCGGAGGACTTCGAGCCGGAGAAGTTCACCGACGACTATCAAGCACAGCTGCAGCGGCTGATCGAGGCGAAGATCGAGAAGGGCGACACGCTTGTCGCTGAGGACGCCTTCGACGACGAGGAGGGCGAGGGCGACGACAGCGGCGATGTCATCGACCTGATGGAGGCACTGCGCCGATCGGTCGGCAAGAAGCGCGGCACCGACGAAGAGGACGAGAAGAAGCCCGCCAAGAAGACGGCAGCAAAGAAGGCCGCCAAGAAGGCGCCGGCGAAGAGGGCCCCCGCCAAGAAGACGGCAAAGAAGACCACGAAGAAGACCGCCGCCAAGAAGTCCGCCGCGTCCTAG
- a CDS encoding flavin-containing monooxygenase yields the protein MSLIERGSARSDVDYDVIIVGAGLSGIGAAYRLQESHPHRSYAILEGREAIGGTWDLFRYPGVRSDSDMYTLGYPFRPWTNRKSIADGETIREYVRDTAVENGIDRHIQFQTKVRRAEWSSVDERWTLSVTRTDGDETRTEELTAAFVFMCSGYYNYEHPYEPVFDGIDDFAGQVVHPQFWPEDLDYEGKKVVVIGSGATAVTVVPAMTDRAEHVTMLQRTPTYFTVLPEEDPLAKPLRSLLPEKLAYKIIRGKNVALTSAFYQLCRRRPEVAKKLLKGQVTHFLKDAEQTEKHFNPPYQPWDQRLCVVPDADFFRAVRSGKASVVTDHIERFVPEGIKLRSGKIIEADIVVTATGLSLQMVGGVDISVDGTPVDASESWLYRGVLLSGVPNLAICIGYVNASWTLRSDLTARYVARLLTYMDKNGYSVAAPTSPNGQDEQPLLPLDSGYIARSAALMPKLGTDDPWLMPQNYLRDAASMRSADLTRSMTFGRRARKPVAAGERERSAV from the coding sequence ATGTCGCTTATTGAACGTGGTTCAGCAAGGTCGGATGTCGACTACGACGTCATCATCGTGGGCGCCGGGCTGTCCGGCATCGGTGCGGCGTACCGGCTGCAGGAGTCACACCCGCACCGCAGCTACGCGATCCTTGAAGGGCGCGAGGCGATCGGCGGCACGTGGGACCTCTTCCGCTACCCCGGGGTGCGCTCGGACTCCGACATGTACACCCTCGGCTACCCGTTCCGCCCGTGGACCAACCGCAAGTCGATCGCCGACGGCGAGACGATCCGCGAGTACGTGCGCGACACCGCCGTCGAGAACGGCATCGACCGGCATATCCAGTTTCAGACGAAGGTCCGGCGTGCCGAGTGGTCCAGCGTCGACGAGCGCTGGACCTTGAGCGTGACTCGGACCGACGGCGACGAGACGCGCACCGAGGAGCTCACCGCCGCGTTCGTGTTCATGTGCTCGGGCTACTACAACTACGAACACCCCTACGAGCCCGTTTTTGACGGCATCGACGACTTCGCGGGCCAAGTGGTGCACCCGCAGTTCTGGCCCGAGGACCTCGACTACGAGGGCAAGAAGGTCGTTGTCATCGGCTCCGGTGCCACAGCCGTGACCGTCGTACCGGCGATGACCGACCGCGCCGAGCACGTGACGATGCTGCAGCGTACGCCGACCTACTTCACCGTCCTGCCCGAAGAGGACCCGCTCGCTAAGCCGCTGCGCTCGCTGCTGCCGGAGAAGCTGGCTTACAAGATCATCCGCGGCAAGAACGTCGCGCTCACGTCCGCCTTCTACCAGCTGTGCCGGCGACGTCCCGAGGTCGCCAAGAAGCTGCTCAAAGGTCAGGTCACGCACTTCCTGAAAGACGCCGAGCAGACCGAAAAGCACTTCAACCCGCCCTACCAGCCTTGGGACCAGCGCCTGTGCGTCGTGCCGGACGCCGACTTCTTCCGTGCCGTGCGCTCGGGCAAGGCCTCTGTCGTCACCGACCACATTGAGCGCTTCGTTCCCGAAGGCATCAAGCTGCGCTCGGGCAAGATCATTGAGGCAGACATTGTCGTCACCGCAACGGGTCTTTCGCTGCAGATGGTCGGCGGCGTTGATATCTCGGTCGACGGCACACCCGTCGACGCGAGCGAAAGCTGGCTGTATCGCGGCGTACTCCTCAGCGGAGTGCCCAACCTCGCGATCTGCATCGGCTACGTCAACGCCTCGTGGACCCTGCGCTCGGATCTGACCGCTCGCTACGTCGCACGCTTGCTCACCTACATGGACAAGAACGGCTACTCGGTTGCAGCCCCGACGTCTCCGAACGGCCAGGACGAGCAGCCGCTGCTGCCTCTGGATTCGGGCTATATCGCGCGTTCGGCCGCACTCATGCCGAAGCTTGGCACCGACGACCCCTGGCTGATGCCGCAGAACTACCTGCGTGATGCCGCGTCAATGCGCAGCGCCGATCTGACCCGCTCGATGACCTTCGGCCGGCGCGCCCGCAAGCCGGTCGCCGCCGGTGAGCGTGAACGTTCCGCTGTCTAG
- the cobO gene encoding cob(I)yrinic acid a,c-diamide adenosyltransferase, with the protein MPEGKIAVEPQDGLTTRQRRTQPLFIINTGDNKGKSTAAFGTALRAWNQGWDIGVFQFVKSAKWRIGEEDAFVTLGKLHEETGAGGPVEWHKMGQGWSWSRKQGSDEDHAADALEGWREIQRRIADERHELYVLDEFTYPLKWGWIDVAEVVETITNRTGRQHIIITGRDAPAELVEIADLVTEMRKIKHPMDAGRKGQRGIEW; encoded by the coding sequence ATGCCAGAAGGCAAGATAGCCGTCGAGCCGCAGGATGGGCTCACCACCCGCCAGCGTCGTACTCAGCCGCTGTTCATCATCAACACCGGTGACAACAAGGGAAAGTCGACCGCCGCCTTCGGTACGGCTCTTCGGGCCTGGAACCAGGGTTGGGATATCGGGGTGTTCCAGTTCGTGAAGTCGGCTAAGTGGCGAATCGGCGAGGAAGATGCCTTCGTCACCCTCGGCAAGCTCCACGAGGAGACCGGCGCGGGCGGACCCGTCGAGTGGCACAAGATGGGCCAAGGTTGGAGCTGGTCACGCAAGCAAGGCAGCGATGAGGACCATGCTGCCGATGCGCTTGAGGGATGGCGCGAGATCCAGCGGCGTATCGCCGACGAGCGGCACGAGCTCTACGTGCTTGATGAGTTCACCTATCCCCTGAAGTGGGGCTGGATTGACGTGGCGGAGGTCGTCGAGACGATAACCAATCGCACCGGCCGTCAACACATCATCATCACCGGGCGCGACGCTCCGGCTGAACTCGTCGAGATCGCCGATCTGGTGACCGAGATGCGCAAGATCAAGCATCCGATGGACGCAGGACGCAAAGGGCAGCGCGGCATCGAGTGGTGA
- a CDS encoding QcrA and Rieske domain-containing protein, translating into MTASEEDAARDDQREVQRRGVATRRSFVVGTTAAAAAATLAACSNSGPKATEVNPGTKLADVSEIPVGGGKLFLEGTIVVTQPESGDFLGLSAVCTHQGCTVREVSGDKIYCGCHGSEFDLEGGVVKGPATEPLPEKKIEIRDNGVYTV; encoded by the coding sequence GTGACTGCATCGGAGGAAGACGCCGCCAGGGACGACCAGCGTGAGGTCCAGCGTCGGGGCGTGGCAACGCGGCGCTCCTTCGTCGTCGGCACGACCGCGGCCGCAGCAGCAGCCACCCTCGCCGCGTGCAGCAACTCCGGACCGAAGGCCACCGAGGTCAACCCGGGGACCAAGCTCGCCGACGTCAGCGAGATTCCGGTCGGCGGAGGCAAGCTCTTCTTAGAAGGCACGATCGTTGTGACTCAGCCAGAGTCAGGCGATTTTCTTGGTCTGTCGGCCGTGTGCACGCATCAAGGTTGCACGGTGCGCGAGGTCAGCGGCGACAAGATCTACTGCGGCTGCCACGGGTCGGAGTTCGATCTCGAGGGCGGTGTGGTCAAGGGCCCGGCGACAGAGCCGCTGCCGGAGAAGAAGATCGAGATCCGCGATAACGGCGTCTACACCGTCTAA
- a CDS encoding ATP-dependent DNA ligase has protein sequence MALTGENTSVAVDGHRIRLTNLDKVMYPETGTTKRDVIFYYAQIAPYFIPHATGRPATRKRWVNGVGTDADPGSVFFEKNLGGGTPQWVHREGIEHSSRTAYYPLVDDAATLVWLAQIAALEIHVPQWRFGPRGGIHRPDRLVLDLDPGEGAGLPECIEVALLCKEILDDLSMPSIPVTSGSKGIHLYAALDGKRTSDQISAFAKELARALEADHPDLVVSDMTKAKRGGKVLVDWSQNNGKKTTIAPYSLRGRDRPMVAVPRNWDELDGDLRQLDFEETLARVDVIGDPMAAIEAAEFDSPDRLATYRTMRDASKTPEPVPQDRAVSSDDRRFVIQEHHARRLHYDLRLERDGVLASWAIPKGPPTDGGENHLAVQTEDHPMEYATFEGEIPKGEYGAGHMRIWDHGTFELEKWREGKEVIVTLHGQPDGGLEEPRRYALINTKLGGDPKNWLIHLMDDQPEHADAPPDTPARSGKRYGPTPPRTRKLGLGAERKKAPRLPDFADISPMLASAGTVGDLRGDDWVYEVKWDGYRAITTLADGELFMRSRRGIDLLPTFGEVAELKELIDGRNVVLDGEVVALDSTGRPNFQLLQGRSRSESTAKVQLMLFDILHLDGQSLLKAPYEERREILEEVVQGGTTVHVPPSFGDDQDTAISMSKKLKLEGVMAKRSGSIYQPGRRAHTWIKIKHQRAQEVAIVGWRPGQGNRSGTIGSLLVAVPVEGELVYAGRVGSGFSDRDLAQTAAKLRKIERRTPQVSDVPPEDARDAHWVTPVYVGEVTFAEWSNDNRLRQAVWRGWRPDKTIADLRRE, from the coding sequence ATGGCGCTTACGGGCGAAAACACATCGGTGGCCGTTGACGGCCACCGTATCCGTCTGACCAACCTCGACAAGGTCATGTACCCCGAGACCGGCACGACCAAGCGCGATGTCATCTTCTACTACGCCCAGATCGCGCCGTACTTCATCCCTCACGCGACCGGCCGGCCGGCGACCCGTAAGCGCTGGGTCAACGGCGTCGGCACGGACGCTGACCCAGGTTCGGTGTTCTTCGAGAAGAACCTCGGAGGCGGTACGCCGCAGTGGGTCCATCGCGAGGGGATCGAGCACAGCTCGCGTACGGCCTACTACCCGCTCGTTGACGATGCGGCGACGTTGGTGTGGCTCGCGCAGATCGCGGCGTTGGAGATTCACGTGCCGCAGTGGCGTTTCGGGCCGCGGGGCGGGATCCACCGCCCGGACCGCCTGGTGCTCGACCTTGATCCGGGGGAAGGAGCCGGTCTGCCGGAGTGCATCGAAGTTGCACTGCTGTGTAAGGAGATTTTGGACGATCTGTCAATGCCGTCGATCCCCGTGACCAGTGGCAGCAAGGGCATCCACCTCTATGCCGCGCTCGATGGCAAGCGCACCTCGGATCAGATCTCGGCGTTTGCGAAGGAGCTCGCGCGTGCGCTTGAGGCCGACCATCCCGACCTCGTGGTCAGCGACATGACGAAGGCCAAGCGTGGCGGGAAGGTGCTGGTCGACTGGAGCCAGAACAACGGCAAGAAGACCACAATCGCGCCGTACTCGCTGCGGGGACGCGACCGTCCGATGGTCGCCGTACCGCGCAACTGGGATGAGCTGGATGGTGATCTTCGGCAGCTGGACTTCGAGGAGACACTGGCTCGTGTCGACGTGATCGGTGATCCGATGGCGGCGATCGAGGCTGCCGAGTTCGACAGCCCGGACCGGCTGGCGACGTACCGCACCATGCGCGATGCCAGCAAGACTCCCGAGCCGGTCCCGCAAGATCGCGCGGTCTCCAGCGATGACCGGCGGTTCGTGATTCAGGAGCACCACGCCCGGCGGCTGCACTACGACCTGCGGCTGGAGCGTGACGGTGTGCTTGCCTCGTGGGCGATCCCGAAGGGGCCGCCGACCGACGGCGGTGAGAACCACCTCGCGGTGCAGACCGAGGACCACCCGATGGAGTACGCCACGTTCGAGGGCGAGATCCCGAAGGGCGAGTACGGCGCCGGCCACATGCGGATCTGGGACCACGGCACCTTCGAGCTCGAAAAGTGGCGCGAGGGCAAGGAAGTCATCGTGACGCTACACGGCCAGCCCGATGGTGGGCTCGAGGAACCACGGCGTTATGCCCTCATCAACACCAAGCTCGGCGGCGATCCAAAGAACTGGCTGATCCACCTGATGGACGACCAGCCCGAGCATGCGGATGCCCCGCCTGACACACCGGCGCGCAGTGGCAAGCGGTACGGTCCGACACCGCCGCGCACCCGCAAGCTTGGGCTCGGTGCCGAGCGCAAGAAGGCACCTCGGCTACCCGACTTCGCTGATATATCTCCCATGCTCGCCTCAGCCGGTACCGTCGGGGACCTGCGCGGCGACGACTGGGTCTATGAGGTCAAGTGGGATGGCTACCGGGCGATCACCACTCTTGCCGACGGTGAGCTGTTCATGCGCAGCCGCCGCGGCATCGACCTGTTGCCGACCTTTGGCGAGGTGGCCGAGCTGAAGGAGCTGATCGACGGCCGCAACGTCGTACTCGACGGCGAAGTCGTCGCGCTCGACTCGACCGGACGGCCAAACTTCCAGCTATTGCAGGGAAGGTCGCGCTCAGAAAGCACTGCCAAGGTGCAGCTGATGTTGTTTGACATCCTCCACCTGGACGGGCAGTCGCTGCTGAAGGCGCCGTACGAGGAGCGCCGCGAGATCCTGGAGGAGGTCGTGCAGGGCGGTACGACGGTGCACGTGCCGCCCTCGTTCGGCGATGACCAGGACACCGCGATCTCGATGAGCAAGAAGCTCAAGCTCGAGGGCGTGATGGCCAAGCGCAGCGGCAGCATCTACCAGCCCGGCCGGCGTGCGCACACCTGGATCAAGATCAAACACCAGCGCGCCCAGGAGGTCGCCATCGTCGGGTGGCGGCCTGGGCAGGGCAACCGGTCGGGCACCATCGGCTCACTTTTAGTCGCGGTCCCGGTCGAGGGTGAGCTGGTGTACGCCGGCCGCGTCGGCAGCGGGTTCTCCGACCGCGACCTTGCCCAGACCGCGGCCAAGCTGCGCAAGATCGAGCGGCGTACCCCTCAGGTCAGCGACGTGCCGCCGGAAGACGCACGCGATGCGCATTGGGTGACGCCGGTGTATGTCGGTGAGGTGACGTTTGCCGAGTGGTCAAACGACAATCGGCTCCGTCAAGCGGTCTGGCGCGGCTGGCGTCCGGACAAGACCATCGCCGACCTCCGCCGCGAATAA
- a CDS encoding TetR/AcrR family transcriptional regulator: MINRREQLTDAAEDVFARLGYANATMADIAKAAGVTRPTVYAYFDSKHDALHAVAARVQQDFIALQEQSGVDAADTLRLTLTAYLRECVRHYGILTVINHQALSDPEFARWLDEIHTRTNKRHAKYLRVLAEAGEVDLALPAWTHVEIITGITLRFAQLAIAEPEREAEFAEQLVATHLQLVGLGVPVAR; encoded by the coding sequence ATGATCAACCGCCGCGAGCAGCTGACCGACGCCGCCGAGGACGTCTTCGCCCGTCTCGGCTACGCCAACGCGACGATGGCCGACATCGCCAAGGCTGCGGGGGTGACGCGCCCGACGGTCTATGCCTACTTCGACTCCAAGCACGACGCGTTGCACGCGGTCGCGGCGCGCGTGCAGCAGGATTTCATTGCGCTGCAGGAACAGTCCGGGGTTGACGCCGCCGACACGTTGCGCCTGACGCTGACGGCGTACCTGCGCGAGTGTGTGCGCCACTACGGAATCTTGACCGTCATCAACCACCAGGCGCTCAGCGACCCGGAGTTCGCGCGCTGGCTCGACGAGATTCACACGCGCACCAACAAACGGCACGCGAAGTACCTTCGGGTGCTAGCCGAGGCCGGCGAGGTCGACCTCGCGCTGCCGGCGTGGACGCACGTCGAGATCATCACCGGCATCACGCTGCGGTTTGCGCAGCTGGCGATCGCCGAGCCCGAGCGCGAGGCCGAGTTTGCCGAGCAGCTCGTCGCGACCCACCTGCAGCTCGTGGGCCTCGGCGTACCGGTCGCGCGCTAG
- a CDS encoding nitroreductase family protein has translation MTDAPFDLSQTDKLLTTTRAVRKRLDLERPVDIQVILDCIDLAQQAPTGGNRQRWRWIVITDPDKRREIAQTYIDGGSEYLAGAGASDTPDAEQTARVRQSSRFLPEILAQVPALVIPCSLGRPEKLPIAGQASFYGSIIPAIWSFNLALRSRGLGTVYTTLHLNEEKRAAQILGIPDDATQLALLPVAYTKGTDFKAVERPPVTDIVGINGWPA, from the coding sequence ATGACCGATGCCCCGTTTGACCTGTCCCAGACCGACAAGCTGCTCACCACAACCCGCGCCGTACGCAAGCGTCTTGACCTCGAGCGCCCCGTCGATATCCAGGTGATCCTGGACTGCATCGACCTCGCCCAGCAGGCGCCCACCGGCGGCAACCGCCAGCGCTGGCGGTGGATCGTGATCACCGATCCGGACAAGCGCCGCGAGATCGCCCAGACCTATATCGACGGCGGCAGCGAGTACCTCGCCGGTGCGGGTGCCTCAGATACCCCTGACGCGGAACAGACCGCGCGTGTGCGGCAAAGCTCGCGGTTCTTGCCCGAGATTCTCGCGCAGGTGCCGGCCCTGGTGATCCCGTGCTCGCTTGGCCGGCCGGAGAAGCTGCCGATTGCCGGGCAGGCGTCGTTCTATGGCTCGATCATCCCGGCGATCTGGAGCTTCAACCTCGCGCTGCGCTCGCGTGGGCTCGGCACCGTCTACACGACCCTGCACCTCAACGAGGAGAAGCGGGCCGCGCAGATCCTCGGCATCCCCGACGACGCGACGCAGCTGGCTCTGTTGCCGGTCGCCTACACCAAGGGGACGGACTTCAAGGCCGTCGAGCGCCCGCCGGTCACCGACATCGTCGGCATCAACGGCTGGCCCGCGTAG
- a CDS encoding carboxyl transferase domain-containing protein translates to MRRLLVANRAEIAVRIIDTAAALGIETIAVHPEDDAATAHVTAADRAVLLPGSGVAAYLDIDAIVAAAIETQADAIHPGFGFLSENAEFARRCAEAGIAFVGPSPEALLLFGDKAQARAQAQAAGVPTTRATSGPTTLQQAQDFWDSLGSSAAVMVKALAGGGGRGMAPVRDRADLEPAFARCASEAKAAFGDGSLYVEQLLEDAHHVEVQIVGDGTGAIAVLGDRDCSVQRRRQKLVEIAPAPWIDAGVRRRLHEAAAALMSSAPYAGLATVEFLVSGDDISFLEVNPRIQVEHTVTEQVTGLDLVEIGLRIADGDTLAELDVRSLPDPTRVAVQVRVNSETLSADGTVHPGTGTLTRFAPPTGRGVRVDTHGYAGYQISPRYDSLLAKLIVTEGSFAQAVRRLRRALGEFDVAGVPVNIPLLQAILARSDFADGAIGTAYVDADLAQLIAEADEYAAPGEHPAASEMATVGGSVRTGGEAPPDGASALTAPMQAVVVDIPVAVGDVVAPGSELLVLEAMKMQHVVAADRAGTIRAIAVHVGDVVETGDYVVALEEDPDAEVADEEAGTIDLDEIRPDLAESIERHLYGLDEGRPEVVAKRHAQGRRMARENIADLVDPGSFVEYGALTIAAQRRRRELQDLIERTPADGIVLGTATIDGQPVAVMSYDYTVLAGTQGYQNHRKTDRFLDLAKRQRLPIVMFAEGGGGRPGDSDISHVAQLEVPTFWTLASLAGTVPIVGIVSGYCFAGNAALLGACDVVIATPEASIGMGGPAMIEGGGLGVYHPDEVGPAAMHYRTGVVDILADDEPAAVAAARDVVGVLTGRRTVGKAHDQRLMRHLVPENRLRSYDVAPVIETLADVDSVRELRGGFGVGITTALARLDGVPVGIMANNSHHLGGAIDADAADKATRFLTMCNDHGIAVISLCDTPGFMVGPESEKTATVRRFGAMFVAGARLTPPIFTVVLRKGYGLGAQAMAGGSMHRPALTVAWPTGEFGGMGLEGAVRLGYRKELEAVEDPSQRRELYETLVAQQYERGKALNMATVFEIDDVIDPERTRELLVQAIAISEGPR, encoded by the coding sequence ATGCGCCGCTTGCTCGTAGCCAACCGCGCCGAGATTGCGGTGCGCATCATCGACACCGCGGCCGCGCTGGGCATCGAGACGATCGCCGTACACCCCGAGGACGACGCCGCCACCGCGCACGTCACCGCAGCCGACCGAGCTGTGCTGCTGCCTGGCTCGGGCGTCGCGGCGTACCTGGACATCGACGCCATCGTTGCCGCGGCGATCGAGACGCAAGCCGACGCGATCCATCCCGGCTTCGGGTTCCTATCTGAAAACGCCGAGTTCGCGCGACGCTGCGCCGAGGCGGGCATCGCCTTCGTCGGACCGTCGCCGGAGGCGCTGCTGCTGTTTGGCGACAAGGCTCAGGCCCGGGCGCAGGCGCAAGCCGCCGGCGTCCCAACTACCCGAGCGACGAGCGGACCCACGACATTGCAGCAGGCTCAGGACTTCTGGGACTCGCTGGGCTCGAGTGCCGCTGTCATGGTCAAGGCGCTCGCCGGCGGCGGCGGGCGCGGCATGGCTCCCGTGCGAGACCGCGCCGACCTTGAGCCGGCATTCGCCCGATGCGCCTCCGAGGCCAAGGCCGCATTCGGTGACGGCTCGCTCTATGTCGAGCAGCTGCTCGAAGATGCCCACCACGTCGAGGTGCAGATCGTCGGTGACGGCACCGGGGCGATCGCCGTACTCGGCGACCGCGACTGCAGCGTGCAGCGGCGCCGCCAGAAGCTCGTCGAGATCGCGCCTGCGCCGTGGATCGACGCGGGAGTACGCCGCCGCCTGCACGAGGCGGCCGCCGCGCTGATGAGCTCGGCGCCGTACGCCGGGCTCGCGACCGTCGAGTTCCTGGTCAGCGGCGACGACATCTCCTTCCTGGAAGTGAATCCGCGCATCCAGGTCGAGCACACCGTCACCGAGCAGGTCACCGGCCTCGACCTCGTCGAGATTGGGCTGAGGATCGCCGATGGGGACACGCTTGCCGAGCTGGACGTGCGTTCGCTGCCCGACCCGACGCGCGTGGCGGTCCAAGTGCGCGTCAACTCCGAGACCCTCAGCGCCGACGGCACTGTGCATCCGGGCACCGGGACGCTCACCCGGTTCGCGCCGCCGACCGGCCGCGGAGTGCGCGTCGACACCCACGGCTACGCCGGCTACCAGATCTCCCCGCGCTACGACTCGCTGCTGGCCAAGCTGATCGTCACCGAGGGTTCCTTCGCGCAGGCGGTGCGTCGGCTGCGGCGTGCCCTCGGTGAGTTCGACGTGGCCGGCGTACCGGTCAACATTCCTTTGCTGCAGGCGATCTTGGCGCGCTCCGACTTCGCCGATGGTGCGATCGGCACGGCGTACGTCGACGCCGACCTTGCCCAGCTGATCGCCGAGGCCGACGAGTACGCCGCGCCTGGCGAGCACCCGGCTGCCTCGGAGATGGCTACCGTCGGCGGCAGCGTTCGGACCGGCGGCGAGGCGCCGCCCGACGGCGCGAGCGCGTTGACCGCGCCCATGCAAGCCGTCGTAGTCGACATCCCGGTCGCAGTCGGCGATGTCGTTGCTCCGGGCTCGGAGCTGCTGGTGCTCGAGGCGATGAAGATGCAGCATGTCGTCGCGGCCGACCGGGCGGGCACCATCCGCGCGATTGCGGTGCACGTCGGTGACGTCGTCGAGACCGGCGACTACGTCGTGGCGCTCGAGGAGGACCCGGACGCAGAGGTTGCCGACGAAGAGGCCGGCACGATCGACCTTGATGAGATCCGTCCCGACCTCGCCGAAAGCATCGAACGTCATCTATACGGCCTCGACGAAGGCCGCCCGGAAGTCGTGGCCAAGCGGCACGCGCAGGGCCGGCGGATGGCGCGCGAAAACATCGCCGACCTGGTTGATCCGGGAAGCTTCGTCGAGTACGGCGCGCTCACCATTGCGGCGCAGCGACGTCGACGCGAGCTGCAGGATCTGATCGAACGGACGCCGGCGGACGGAATCGTGCTGGGTACGGCGACCATCGACGGGCAGCCGGTCGCCGTCATGTCCTACGACTACACCGTGCTGGCCGGCACCCAGGGCTACCAGAACCACCGCAAGACCGACCGGTTCCTGGACCTCGCGAAGCGTCAGCGGCTGCCCATCGTGATGTTTGCCGAGGGCGGGGGCGGACGCCCCGGCGACAGCGACATCTCACACGTCGCGCAGCTGGAGGTGCCGACCTTCTGGACGCTCGCCTCGCTCGCCGGGACCGTGCCGATCGTCGGGATCGTGTCGGGCTACTGCTTCGCCGGCAACGCTGCGCTGCTCGGCGCGTGTGACGTCGTGATCGCGACTCCCGAGGCGAGCATCGGCATGGGCGGGCCGGCCATGATCGAAGGCGGCGGGCTCGGCGTCTACCACCCCGACGAGGTCGGTCCGGCCGCGATGCACTATCGGACTGGCGTGGTCGACATCCTTGCCGACGATGAACCGGCCGCGGTCGCGGCCGCCCGCGATGTGGTCGGCGTACTCACCGGACGCCGCACCGTCGGTAAGGCGCACGACCAGCGGCTGATGCGCCATCTCGTCCCCGAAAACCGGCTGCGCAGCTATGACGTGGCGCCGGTGATCGAGACCCTTGCCGACGTCGACTCGGTGCGCGAGCTGCGCGGCGGGTTCGGGGTCGGGATTACGACGGCGCTGGCCCGGCTGGACGGCGTACCCGTCGGCATCATGGCCAACAACTCCCACCACCTCGGCGGTGCAATCGACGCGGACGCGGCCGACAAGGCGACCCGGTTCCTGACGATGTGCAACGACCACGGAATTGCCGTGATCTCGCTCTGTGACACCCCCGGTTTCATGGTCGGTCCCGAGTCGGAGAAGACCGCGACAGTACGCCGATTCGGCGCGATGTTTGTCGCCGGTGCCCGGCTCACGCCGCCGATCTTTACCGTCGTGCTGCGCAAGGGCTACGGCCTCGGCGCGCAGGCGATGGCCGGTGGGTCCATGCACCGCCCGGCGCTCACCGTCGCGTGGCCGACCGGTGAGTTCGGCGGCATGGGGCTGGAGGGCGCCGTACGCCTTGGCTACCGCAAGGAGCTGGAGGCGGTCGAGGACCCGTCGCAACGGCGCGAGCTCTACGAGACTCTCGTGGCGCAACAGTACGAACGCGGAAAGGCGTTGAACATGGCGACCGTCTTTGAGATCGACGACGTGATCGACCCGGAGCGCACCCGCGAGCTGCTTGTGCAGGCCATCGCGATCTCGGAGGGGCCGCGATGA